In Deinococcus reticulitermitis, the DNA window TGCTCGGTGATGCTCGCGCGCAGGCCGCGCCCAACCTGGCCTTCAAAGCCCTGGCGCAAGATCACGTTGGCGATGATCGCCTCGCCCTTGACCGGGTCAGGAATGCCGATCACCGCCGCTTCCGCCACGGCGGGGTGCGAGACGAGCGCGTCTTCCACGTCTGCCGAGCCGATGCGGTGCCCAGCGACCGAGAGCACGTCGTCAGTGCGGCCCAGAATTGAGATGTAGCCGTATTCGTCTTTCATGGCGAGATCACCGCTCGTATAGCCTGCCGGGTTCTCGCTCCATGCCGCGTTGTATTTCTCCTCGTTGCCGTGGACGCCGCGCATCATGCTCGGGAAAGGCGTGCGGATCACGAGCAAGCCCTGCTGCCCGGTCGCGACCGGGTCACCGTTCTCGTCCACCACGTCGGCGTCCACCCCCGCGAGCGGCTTGCCGGCAAAGCCCGGACGCGCCGGCCAGCGTCCGTGGGTGCCGATGGTGGGCGCGCCGAGTTCGGTCTGCCACCAGTTGTCCACGACGACCGCGTGTGCCCCCTCGCCCTGCCCGCCCGCGACATGCTCCTGTGCCCAGCGCCACGCCTCGGGGTTGAGTGCCTCGCCGGCGCAGGCGACCAGGCGCAGGCTGCTCAGGTCATAGGGCGCCAGCACCCCTTCGCCGAGCTTCATGAACATCCGCAGGGTGGTGGGGGCCGTGAACAGCACGTCCACGCCGAATTTCTCGATCAGCCGCCACAGCACGCCGGGATCGGGGTAGTCGGGCGCTCCCTCGCGGAACATGATGGTGCTCCCCGACACGAGCGGCCCGTACACGATGTAGCTGTGCCCCACGATCCAGCCGATATCGGAGGTGCAAAAGAACACGTCGCCGGGATGCACGTCGAGAAACGCCTTCATGTGGTACGAGGTTCCCACCATATAGCCGCCGTGGGTGTGGATCACGCCCTTGGGTTTGCCGGTGCTGCCCGAGGTGTAGAGGATAAAGAGGGGATCCTCGGCGCCGACAGGCACGGCTTCGGCCCTCCCTCTCTTCATCAGCTCATTGAAATCGACCGTGCGGCTCTCGCGCTCGCGGTGCATCCCCTCGCCGCGTTCGAGCAACACAAGGTAATCCACGCTCACGAGGTCACCTATGGCCTCGGCCGCGACCGAGTACAGGTCCACGATCTTGCCCCGGCGGTAGCCGTGGTTGGCGGTGATCACCACCCTGGCCCCGGCGTCCTCGATCCGGTCACGCAGCGCCCCCACGCCGAGCCCGGCGTACACGACACTGTGGACCGCCCCGATGCGCGCGCAGGCGAGCATGGCGATGACACCTTCAGGGGTCAGTGGCATGTAGATCACGACGCGGTCGCCCCGCCTGACCCCAATGGACTGCAACCCCGCCGCGAAGCGCGAGACACGGTCGTGCAGCGTGCCGTAGGTGTAGATGTGGGCCTGCTCGTCTTCGGAAATCCAGATCAGCGCGGCGCGGGTGCGGGCTTCTCCGCGCGCGTGGCGGTCGAGGGCGTTGAGGGTGATGTTGGTCTCACCGTCGGCAAACCACTCGTGCCGGGGCCGCTCCCATTTAAGCGCTGAGGTCGGGGGCTTACTCCATTCGAAATGCCCAGCCTGACCCAGCCAGAAGCCCTCGGGATCGGTTCTGGCCTGCTCAATGTCAGCCTGCGGGTCGTAGCGCAGTCGCGCCAGGACGCCGGGCGGGGTCGGGATACGTTCGGGACGGCCTGAAGAGGAGTCAGTCATGCGGCGGAACCTCCGGGGAGAGACGGGACCTGACGCTGATTTGTCGCTTGCTGTCCGGAGTCTAATTCCCGCAGGCGCCGCCGGCAGGGTGTGTTCCCAACGTAGAAACGTTTTTCGAGCCGCTCACCCCATCAAGATTTTCTCCACCATTTTTACGTTTTAGACATAATATGTGCTACAATATCTGCATGAAGAATGCTCCTCTGACTCTGACGTTCGGCTCGGTGCAGCTGCCTGTGAGCGCAGACGGGCTGCTGCATGCCGAGAGTGTTCAGCGGCAACTCGGCCTCCCGCACCTGAGCTGGGACGCGGTGCTGATCGAACACGCCCTGCCTGAAACCTACCGCGACTTCGGCGGCGGGTTGGAGGCCGCCATCAGCGTGGCCGACTTTGCCCTGCTTGCCTTTGCCCTGGAGACCCCCGAGGCCCGGCGGTGGCAGAAGCGCGCGCGCGAACTGCTCGTGCGGACCCTGCAAGGCGACGTGAAGCTCGCCGCACACATCGCTGACCGCGCGGCGCCCGAGTCGCGGCGCTGGCT includes these proteins:
- a CDS encoding acetate--CoA ligase translates to MTDSSSGRPERIPTPPGVLARLRYDPQADIEQARTDPEGFWLGQAGHFEWSKPPTSALKWERPRHEWFADGETNITLNALDRHARGEARTRAALIWISEDEQAHIYTYGTLHDRVSRFAAGLQSIGVRRGDRVVIYMPLTPEGVIAMLACARIGAVHSVVYAGLGVGALRDRIEDAGARVVITANHGYRRGKIVDLYSVAAEAIGDLVSVDYLVLLERGEGMHRERESRTVDFNELMKRGRAEAVPVGAEDPLFILYTSGSTGKPKGVIHTHGGYMVGTSYHMKAFLDVHPGDVFFCTSDIGWIVGHSYIVYGPLVSGSTIMFREGAPDYPDPGVLWRLIEKFGVDVLFTAPTTLRMFMKLGEGVLAPYDLSSLRLVACAGEALNPEAWRWAQEHVAGGQGEGAHAVVVDNWWQTELGAPTIGTHGRWPARPGFAGKPLAGVDADVVDENGDPVATGQQGLLVIRTPFPSMMRGVHGNEEKYNAAWSENPAGYTSGDLAMKDEYGYISILGRTDDVLSVAGHRIGSADVEDALVSHPAVAEAAVIGIPDPVKGEAIIANVILRQGFEGQVGRGLRASITEHVRRELGPIGAPAEIRVVDALPKTRSGKIMRRVLRAQALGQDPGDLTTLEG
- the ddrC gene encoding DNA damage response protein DdrC; its protein translation is MKNAPLTLTFGSVQLPVSADGLLHAESVQRQLGLPHLSWDAVLIEHALPETYRDFGGGLEAAISVADFALLAFALETPEARRWQKRARELLVRTLQGDVKLAAHIADRAAPESRRWLAARLESTGARRELLSTVARHGGVGTVYGQLGSISNRAVLGKNSAAVRQERGVKSTRDGLTSEELLRLAYIDTVTARAIQEGAAQGNAAILRLHEQVARRERQSWEGFAARAG